The DNA segment ttttttgttttttcttaactatttaataatgattatggtcAAATTTCGATCGATGGGCggaaacaatataaataaatagatataaacttattattaattatgtttccGACTAAGCTGATTAATAACGTCTGGTGACACGCACCTCGCCGTATgtctttttgaaaaaaaaatataaatatataacatgaatatatatatatatatactaatccAAATTGAGCAATATATCCTgacagttaaaaaatattgataattaaataaatatatttaatttaaaaccggaaattatttataatgaataactGACTAACAccgtcattaattaatttatttcataagatTACTGTGTTTATCACATAGTAACGCTGatgaaataatgatattatgaaCACTTACTGTTCATTACGTAGTGTAGTTcattatgtaggtatatatatgtttgtcatgaattgaaaataatttaatttcctgATAGAAGATGTTCACCATTTTTTCAACGGTCACAGACCAAATGTTTGTGAAGCGAgtcaatgttttatatttcaagcaAGCAAAAGCGGCCTAGATTTACAAAATTACACTTGTGGAATAAACGTGTAAATTTTAACACTAACCATTTCGCTTTTTGTGTTATATCATATTTGTTTTGCTTATGTTTGTTTTTGACTTAACACTTTTTTCAAAAGAAATTGATTATTTTCAAGTAAATTGTAGTGAAGTAGTAAAGTATAGTGCAAGCAATTTTTGaagtttttgaattttaaattcacTCTAAAATCCAGCTAActgtgatataatttattttggctCTTAAAATATAACCATAGAAATTCGAAGATACAAtagtagatattatttattcacaGGATTTACTGTCCCGTCCCTTTTGGTCAATTTATCCATGTCCGGGTCCGGTTGCCTTTATGCTAGGGGTAAgttgattaataatttaaatattggcgccaaataaaaaattaaaacaatgcaAAGCTATTTTTATAGAAGACGTTTAAGTGAAGAGCTGAAATAACCCATTGGATGAAATATGAGAATCTTAGCCgagaattgtatttataattgcttGTTTTTATAAGTTATCTGGTGCGTTCGACAGTGAAGGGAAACATAGGGGtgagacctgcatgtgtcggatataattctgtcacatgtgtatccatgaAGACGTATTGAAGCAGCGAGTTAGAATAACTTCAAATCTGAGTGGAAGTCGTATTCCAGTAGTGGCACATTAActtgttactttattataatattttacgttttcgttactttaaaattgatttgtaaTAGGTAtatcttaagtttttttttgaacagttaatacatatcataaacaatataaacgatagtaactacaatagtatattactgtgtcgtagctactaacgccctcaAATTcaacagcacatttatttattatttgttcaatgaaaacataaaatagaatttaatttcatttaaaaaaatatatatatatacaccaaAATACATatacctaaaaataatttataagtgcataataaggaagggatggggtaggaaggGAAAGTAagttaggtcaatgttatattaatcttttaagTAATAACTCAGTCTCatcataaaaaagttatgataTTAACCCGAAACAAATACTCGGACGATTTAACTAGTCATACTGAAAAATTGAGTCAATATGTTGACttgaactttattatatattttgaattaatcaaaaatctttatttctaTACGTTAAACACTCATGCACAATATAAATGTCTGTTTTCGCCTAACTATGAACTTAATAAAAGAGGACTGGTAAGTGTTAACTTACATCAAGACGACTCATTAGATTCAGCAAATCACGATTTACGTGAAAGGTAACTATCACATATGTCAGTGTTTTTTTCTGTGTATTGCTATTGGCCTTACTGGCTTCGTCAGCGTCACCGATTTGTAGGCCGAGGGTAGCCTGTTttcattaagtaatttattttattaagttaaaaaaatgttgtatttactACACCTTTATTGATctcacttaattttattatgttttatgctttgttatttaatgtattttgctCAATTTTAGTgattgtgtaattattattataggaaaCTTAAatgatgtatgtattattttatattattatgctattaagttaatttttgtattgtttgtatccttaaaaatttataaataaaaaaatagtaaaaatacttttttaatttaaaacttctttTTAACGCTTTACAcacattcaaaaaaatattaataaaaaaaaatgattgtattgtacaattaaatatgagaaaatttaaataaaatacagggatgttttgaatatatattgtcACCTAGACTATTGATTACGTGCTACGAACCTTCTACGACCTACTCTTTGTAGCTTATTAATATCATACGATAAGTTTTATTGCTATTTCGACATTTACTGTCATTAATCAATTCGGCAATTATTTTTCGGagaaaattagtaaaaaagtaTAGGTACAAGACTTCCGGTGTAGAACGATTCATTTAATATAGATTTGTTTTGGGTCTTGGACATCtaattaaaacgaattttcACTTTTTTTACATCTAGTAAAATCTCTTTCGATCCATCCAAAGAGAAATTGCAATCAATCAAAAGTATTTAGAAGTAAGAAaagaatagtaaaaaaaatttttgcaaATATTCTGGTCAACGttgtattcaatataaattattattattataatattattatatcatttccatatatatatatataatggatatATAATGgatttccatatatatatataatggaaaGATAGtagtataatcattttaaactGTAAGGAATTAAGGATATTTAGTCTAATAATTTAACTGGGTTTAACAAACACGTGATGATTTTATTTAGTGGTGACTAGTGGCAGACCCTCTATCATTGAAGATTGTTAAGTTTcatcaatatttgtatattctattaaaaaataaaatactaatgtaaatataaagtataaaatataataaaaagaattatacatgttctttttttagttttttaagatttaaactATAAAGCATTTGCAACATATTGTCatgtttcatgtttttttaatgtattatagtCATTATCCTGATGTACGATAATTTTGATCCATTTACGATAATTTTAAGGGCCTGATGCGATAGCTGCTTGACTTCAGGTTGTGAACATTTATTAGGTAGGTACGTACCTTGCCAGAAACTTAAAAACTGAAGTTGATAATTGACACTTGGCATTATTGACAGTACGTCATCAGCCTTATTGTCGTCATGTTTTCTTATAGTTTAAGTATACAATTTAATCGCCGATAGGTCATTTTtacaagcatttatttattataattatgagtaAATAAGACTCCTAATATATGAGTTATAATGGATCCAACTAATCGAGCACGAGGAGCTGATTTAGACGTAGATAGTTTTAGGAGTGATGAGCCAGGCTACGACAGAGCTCGAATGCGAAGACAATCTGGTGGATTCGTAGATTTGGGAAATGAATCACAATATGGTACAGGCGGACATCAAGCTTCAAGTGCCAATGAAATTTTTGCAGACGTACAGGTACTaagcatattataattaatataaatatttataacaataacagtCTAAatccaaaaacaaaaaaaatacttaatgtaaattaattattgacttTAGTACCCATTTCAATGTTTCAAATTTCAGGGTGATGTGCCTTGGTGGAAATCAAATTTTTTCATATCACAGCCAGTTCTCTTCGGAACATGGGATGGAGTGTTTACATCatgtcttataaatattttcggaGTCATTGTATTTTTGCGATCAGGTTGGATGGTTGGACAGGCTGGCTTGGTGAATGCCATACTCATAGTTTTGTTTACAGGTtggcaaaatataaaatttcccaaattcgaataaaatttaaaccatCGACATCAATTAAAacacacgaaaaaaatattttcagtatttGTAGCTCTGATCTCGGTGTTATCTGCTGTGGGGATATGTGAACGGTGTAGAATAGAAAGTGGTGGAGTGTATTTTATACTTGCTCATACATTGGGCTCTAGACTTGGGGGAGCATTAGGAATGGTGTATTGTTTTGGCCAggtaaacaaatttatatttatccttTCCTCTAATCATGTAATCAAAATAAGCAGTTGTATGAAGTAGAAGTTACTaggttcatatatttataactatctAACTATTATAAATGGTAAATTGTCttgtttttaagtaaaatcCAAAAACACTAAAATTCTTTGAAACTAtctgttttattaaacattattattattttggttattattgtacttaatactatattatacttCTTTAGAATGATAGGATATAGAattattgtaagtaaaactatGTTTTTTCAAAACCAAGAGTCAATAGtgaacttaatattaaatcaataaaagttcacagtaatattaatactaaacttggttttttaattaagtatatatttttacaggcTGTGGGATGTGCTTTAAATGTTTTTGGATTTGGTGAATCAATGGCAGATCTTGTTGGCACTGACAATACTTGGGCAGCGCGTGGTTTTGCTGTTGCGGCTGTACTTTTGCTAGGCACAATTAATATTGCAGGGGTAAAGTGGGTGATAAAACTTCAATTTCttctacttttaataattttggtgGCTGCTGTGGACTTCTTTGTCGGATCATTTACATCTGTACccggtaattatatttttaatatatagaatacagaaaatattttcattatttttgagtttgtttaaaaattaaatttaataatatttatgacaaaatagtattatatatttttatttccgtaaccgtaccgtaaccgtaacagcctgtgaatgtcccactgctgggctaaaggcctcctctcctctttttgaggagaaggtttggagcttattccaccacgctgctccaatgcgggttggtaggtttttatttcaatagaagttaatttttaagcaattttttttattatcttagaaataaaaataaataatatgattaatactaaataataacaccataattataaattttagatgTTGAGTTTAAGGGATGGCTCAGTGGCACAATGGCTAATAATACTTGGGCAAACTATCAAGATAATTATACCTGGTTTAAATGCTTCGGTGTTTTCTTTCCAACCATTACTGGTATTCTAGCTGGTATCAATATGAGTGGAGATTTGAAAAATCCATCCGTTAATATTCCAAATGGCTCCTTAGCCGCTATAGGGACAGGGTAAGTTgacatgtataaaaatatatatttatatgtttaattaaatatttatgtttgcaaatattttttgaaatttcagAACATTcctatatttaatgtttataataacattagcaGCAACAGTCACTCGAGATGCTCTGTTGAAAAACTTCTCTATAACAGCAGATATCTCTGCAGTAACAATTTTGCTACTAGCTGGATTGTATGTCAGTTCTATGAGTTCCTGTCTTGGCGCTATGTATGGAACACCAAGAGTTTTACAAAGTATCGCTAACGAGAAGGTTATACCCGGTCTTGAGGTTCTTGGGCATGGGGTGAGTGAAATTATATGATTATGCTGTAAAGATTTGCGTTGTTGTCAAATATTGAGAAGCAATTCGTCATGTTGCGAATAATTCTGGCAAACTCGAATTCCCGTCGCGTGTGCCCGAATGCTTAGAATTTTATCGTGCATTTTGCAGTGAAAATTCCTTAACAATTTAGCTTAAACGGTTCGTCATAGATCGAACATGAAGTGTTATTGCTACAACGCAACACGAATCTTTGAACGGCAATGTGGCCGTAGCATTAGAAATATggaaaaaaatagtttcatattatatatatccaataacttatttaatttttattatttcgcaGAGAGGTCCCAACAAAGTTCCTATTTATTCAATGGTTGTAGTAGCCGTAGTCACCGTAACATTTATCATCATCGGAGATATAAACAAGCTTGCACCAATCGTCACTATGCCTTTTCTTATAACATACGCTAGCATAGATTATTCTTATTTTGCTCTCGCCCAAACATTTGATTTGCAACATAAACGAGAAATGAGGTATGATTTACTTTTGCCTGAAACATTTGCaccatttcattatttatttttttaatcatattcaaACAAGGAATTTAACGTAACCAATCAGATTTTGATTATCTATGTATGTGTTTTTCCTTAAATCACCTTGATAGATATTTTCATATGAACTACTTTTacgaaagtaaattattattttgtgtgtaactttatgtagatttttttttacgtctttatttaatttttctttaatatagatTCCAGGGACAATCGCATAGAGACATGCAGGTGTACGGGGCAACTGGTAGTGATTTGGATCTTTTATTTCCGGAAAGAATAAGACATAAAAATGTTGGGGTCTGTATTTACAttatccaaatttaaattttaggttTGCTAATCTGTACTCGACGTTTCAATTGGAATGGATGTAggtatcaattaaaatacacCTTTAATCACACTGGcttaacaactttttattttcacttcAACCTGTTAATGAAGATACTTGAATCTTTACGTGTTAAACTTCATATTAAGAACGTATTTTGAAACATAATTgtagatttaatttaagtttatatgttttgtttagGATTTTACTCCCTCTCCAACTGATTCGGCAATAATGAACGGGCGTATGTCAAATGGCGAAGTAAGGCGGCCAAGTGTGAATGTACattcgaaaaataaaaattggtattCACATCTTTGTAATAGATGGTTGTCGCTATTGGGGGTAAGAGTAATAATGGATCATTTCTTAATTGTCTGTTACGATAtaatactgtaaataaaatatatgaattaataaaaaatgtggtTCACAGGTagcaattaaattgttattaatggtATTAGTTCATTGGATGTACGCTCTTGGATGTTTGTCTATCTTATGGTTGATATGGCTATACATTGGAGCCGCGAACCCAGCTGTGAAGCCCGGTAGGGCTTCTGAATTCCGATTTTTCCATTGGCTTAAAATTGCATTCCTACAAGCTATTGGGTAaatatgatatgttttttttatttctctttagcaattaaagaaaaatataataaacggaAATGGTAAGCTGTGATTAGCCAATCACCATTTGTTATCAATAGTCAATGTCTGGTTTGCATGGCGAGTGAACCAGCATAATTACAAACAAGGATATTAACATCTTAGGAAACGTTGTTGCGGCGCTTTGGTTGCTAgaaatagtttaaattattaaaagactCAGTGTCTATGGATTATCATTAAATGGCTCATTTGATTGCCTGCAAAatgaagatttattatataaagatacaaggatcactataaaataaatgtgttcgCACTGCCTGAAACTACTGCCATGATGGTAACTCGCATAGATAGTGCAGCAATTATAAAACCTCTAACAGCGATGAGCCACCAAACAACACTGACTGGAACACAATGATACAAATTTGAtatttggtaataaaaatatcattattgttGAGTTGGTTGGTTACACATCTGTGCTCTAGTTATATAacaagatataattatatatgttatttcatgtatattttatagtaagcgACCATTGGAATATGAACAATTAGTGGTGACACCAGTACACGGAGACATTGCTGTTGAACAAGAGAGGTTAAACGATGACAACGAAGACTTTGCATCGAGAAGACGCTACCATCAGTCCACAGCACTACAGAGTCACCTCGTCAGTGTAGACACATAAAACTGTAAATGACTAAATGAGCATTACTTAGGTTTATGATATTTGTAAAAACTATGTTAGGTTATATATCTTATTCAGTAATATCATAGCGGTTGTATCATGATATTAAGTACTTCAAGATGAATGAAGGAAgcatattgcaaaatattttttaatgcttttttaaattgtataattttaaatgtattaaacttaCTACTGAGATTATTCCAGACAGCGTAGGTTTTTTTGCAGACATTGTCGTTTCAGTAGGATGATAATACAATGCTTTCGCTTTGACTGACCCTTGGATATTCAAtaagttgttaatattatataatatataagatgaAAAAGTGATAAAACACTTTATGGCTTTATGTCTTGATTGTATTGTAATGGctaataaattagaaaatcCAGTTTTAATATAGGTTCTAGTAGTaatgcttatataatttatatacacaatttataacttatttttttaataaaatttatcaaaaaaagaaCAGAAATATTCCATCGTGAAAATCCTGGagacattttaaaaacttaccatttttaattaaataagcagTTTATAAACTGTAAAGGAATTTAGTGAAAAAATATACCTTTCGCTTGGGAGCATAGACAAGTAGGGTTGCCATATAACTAATTctgtaataaaatcaatacagttaaaatattattctgttaGCAATATgccaattgaattaaattattagccGTAATAATTTTCTGAAGAGATAttcttatagtatttattaaatacacctAATTTTTGCACTGTCTAAAAAAGTGCATTTCTGAGACTTTAACAACAGTGATAATATCTTCTCGTGAGTATCGTAGTATTGACCTGGATTCAATTGAAATGAATGAAAGGAATGAATATGAGTTTCATATTTCGCATTGTTAAGgactttatgaatattatagaaGCCAAGTGAAAGAAGAAGCAATATAATTTGATTGCATGTATTTCCGCATGAAGTTATCTTCTCATTTTAAAGCGAGTACAGAATAAATTCAAGAGGCtgtatgtaattgtataacatgctatataacataaagtacaaattaatatattttgtgatataaGTAAGTCTGTAAGAGttacttcaaatattatttgttataataatgtattttacatttGGTTCGGGGCTACTTGTAATAATAGTGacaatttactaaataaatgtatttttcagtGCCACATGTGTGTcgtttgtataattattgtacTGTGTTTTATCTGTGcccattattactttttacaaaaattttgtaTACTCTATGCTGCTGATTGCTTGTTGGTGTTGTCTGTTTGATGTTTATCTGTGGAATGTAAATTTTATGGTTTATGTTAAATTCTGTTCTTTCCGtggaaagaaatatattttataatttttgtaaatcgtaaaattaaagtgaaaaatcattatgtattaaataagtcAAATTAGCCATGTTGTGGCTGTCGTCTGTGAATCacaaaattatagttttatcgAAGACTGCTTGATTTCTTTCCAGTTTTGAAgagaaaaactattatatttaagtcgTTCCTAGTTATTTTTGaatgtgatataattaaaataagttgtcAATATGGCTGATGATTTAAGAAATTACAAATTACAACTGCAGCAGGttagtgtatttattaatttgtaactgAGTATTCTAAGCGAAAATGTGCTTGGCATTGACTTACCACGCTATTTACTGTTTAAGGTCGAGGCAGCGTTGCTGACGGATCCTCAAAATGAAGAATTGTTAAAGCTAAAAGGAGATTTGGAAGAAGTAATTGAATTGACACGCGATCTAATAAAAACTCAAGAGGGTGAATCCAAAGGTCATAATATTCATAGTTCTagtaatgatgatgatgttgcAGCTTCCCTGCTGGCTGCTGGTGTTGGAGTAGTAGGAGATAAGACAATACCAAGGTGGCATGTAGGCGAGAGATGTTTAGCCAAGTGGAAAACAGACGGCatgtatgaaattattattactttaaaatgatataaatggaAATATGTTGTGTAAGTCATATAGGACTTTatagtatttactggtggtagagctttgtgcaagctcgtctgggtaggtaccacccactcatcagacattctactgcaaaacagcagtacttggtattgttgtgttccggtttgaagggtgagtgagccagtgtaattacaggtacaagggacataacatcttagtacccaaggttggtggtgcattggtgatacATCCCCAATGCAGTCGCTtacaagcgatggttaatatttcttacaatgccaatgtctaagggagtttggtgaccacttaccatcacgtggcccatatgctcgtccgccttcctattctataaaaaaaaaaaattggaaataatgtatttatatgtttacatcTCTCAAgtgtcaaattaattttaaggtttTATGAAGCAACTGTAGAGGAAATAGAAGATAATATCCTCAAAGTTAAGTTTGATGGGTATTCAACATTAGAACCTATATCAGTCTTGGATGCAAAGCCTTTGGGCTCGGGAACAAAACGCCCATCGAGTGGGGATGAAAGCAAGTTAGtacttattatgtttttgtttctttttttaatttaaaatcaatagggttatttatgaaatactaataacattataaatattcttgttttaTGACTTATAATACAAAAGATTTTCTAAAAGTTGAGAAGTAGAGTAGTACCTATGTCATGTCGTCCAAGCATTGTGATTCATAAAAATAGATCAGAGTACCTGTGGTAGGTATGTAATTTGGAATgaacttttatttatcttttactgTAGTAAGTGCTCtacaaataaacatactaaaaatatgtaaaaattttaacttattactaTTCAATAAAAGCTTGCTACCATTCAATAAATTGCACACAATCCATTCATACTTAGTCATAGGACTggcgttaataaaaaaaaactgtttaaatataaaatacttagtgGGTACCAAAAATCGAATTACATGAACCATTTTGTGTGAGTGTCTAAGTCTAACGGTTGCAAAGAAATAGGTTAAGAGCAAGAAACTTTTGGCCCGCAACACACTCATGCATTTCGCAAAgcagagtttgtttgtttgtctagTTTTGCTACCACacagaattgttaatatttcgagtgatcagtttaaaaatattgtattttgtatgaaaataaaatctgataaattattaaaaatcatagaAAAAATTGTTCCTTATGATATTAGTAATATTGTTCAGTAAGGTTATTAGGGTTATAagtgtaaataattctttataattagtgctaaaactttataaaacttatGATTAGCAGTTAATCTAAAATCTTTGTAAGGCTTTTGTGCCGAGTAGATctactgataattttattagtttcattGTAAACAAAGTCTTACTACAATTTGTTTTTTCAGACCTGGGAAGGGATATAAtagagaatatttaaaaaagaagaaaCAAAAGAAACAGCAGAGATTTAAGCAAATTGAAGAAGAAAGAGAAACTGAAAAAAACAAATGGCTCACATTTCATTCAAAAGCATCAAAGAAGACAGGCGTTCGAACAAAGAGTATTTTTGCATCTCCAGACAATTTAACTGGTAGGGTTGGAATCGGGACATGCGGCATATCTGGCAAACCAATGACTGAATACACTCCAGGAGAAAAGTGGAAGAAAGGTGGATAGGATAGGATATTGTGTTAGTGTAATGTTAGGATAATATAGTTTTACTActgtaactaaataatattactcaATAGATCTTTTGTAATAAGCAATAACTATTGTTTTCTTTACCTTACCTAAGTTTTTTAGTTGAAATATGTGAGATATTTGTCAGAAATATTGAAATAGAAAGAAAGGAATTTATTTCCTGCCATGAACACATTTTGGAGTATATTTAGCGGAAAAGGACTACTCGCAAAATGTATACCTGGGTTCTAAAGTttcattaagaaatatatttagagaaattaaaataatgaccatctcttccaaatatatatttgataatgggATATATGTTTATCGAAAGATATTTTGGAAATTGCGACACATTCTATTAAAACTAGGAACAAACAGGAACCTAAGTTAGCTTATTCTGCTTCCCGACTACACTGCCCATAGAGCTAATCAATCTTGTAAATGCAATGTATATACTTTTACAAGAATCGTAGCATAGCAGCGTTtagaaattattcaatattttttattatgcaatATTTGTACGACTGGGAAATGAAGTGATCGCATCCAGGCCGTttcaaacaaaaagaaaaagattacaaataatgcttctatattgaataaaaattttcacTGATTATTCCCAATTGTTATATTGTAGCAGAATTTCTTCAGATAAGTGCAGGCTTATTTAcatggatatttttattttattataataacttttcttCGATTCCACGATTTTCAATGAATATCCACGTGTTATACTACTTGGCTAACTTGCCTTTTTTTTTGAACAATATTGTATAAGTGTCATCTAGTGGAGCTTTTTGAAATTGTTACATTAAGTTTTAGCTGACAGGATATTTTGAACGTATTACTTATTTGCTTTGGTTTACGATAATTTTGACTAGGTGGCATGCTTATAACTTaaagagttatttttaatatcaatctataggaataatatcaaatattacaaataaatttatatgttaatataaaatcgaaAAAACATTCGAAATATCAGAAGTGACTAGAAATTAGTTATGAATGTGTGATGAAATATAATAGTTGAATTGAAAACTCAATAGATAtctatat comes from the Nymphalis io chromosome 1, ilAglIoxx1.1, whole genome shotgun sequence genome and includes:
- the LOC126771829 gene encoding solute carrier family 12 member 8, giving the protein MDPTNRARGADLDVDSFRSDEPGYDRARMRRQSGGFVDLGNESQYGTGGHQASSANEIFADVQGDVPWWKSNFFISQPVLFGTWDGVFTSCLINIFGVIVFLRSGWMVGQAGLVNAILIVLFTVFVALISVLSAVGICERCRIESGGVYFILAHTLGSRLGGALGMVYCFGQAVGCALNVFGFGESMADLVGTDNTWAARGFAVAAVLLLGTINIAGVKWVIKLQFLLLLIILVAAVDFFVGSFTSVPDVEFKGWLSGTMANNTWANYQDNYTWFKCFGVFFPTITGILAGINMSGDLKNPSVNIPNGSLAAIGTGTFLYLMFIITLAATVTRDALLKNFSITADISAVTILLLAGLYVSSMSSCLGAMYGTPRVLQSIANEKVIPGLEVLGHGRGPNKVPIYSMVVVAVVTVTFIIIGDINKLAPIVTMPFLITYASIDYSYFALAQTFDLQHKREMRFQGQSHRDMQVYGATGSDLDLLFPERIRHKNVGDFTPSPTDSAIMNGRMSNGEVRRPSVNVHSKNKNWYSHLCNRWLSLLGVAIKLLLMVLVHWMYALGCLSILWLIWLYIGAANPAVKPGRASEFRFFHWLKIAFLQAIGKRPLEYEQLVVTPVHGDIAVEQERLNDDNEDFASRRRYHQSTALQSHLVSVDT
- the LOC126772182 gene encoding survival of motor neuron-related-splicing factor 30 — protein: MADDLRNYKLQLQQVEAALLTDPQNEELLKLKGDLEEVIELTRDLIKTQEGESKGHNIHSSSNDDDVAASLLAAGVGVVGDKTIPRWHVGERCLAKWKTDGMFYEATVEEIEDNILKVKFDGYSTLEPISVLDAKPLGSGTKRPSSGDESKPGKGYNREYLKKKKQKKQQRFKQIEEERETEKNKWLTFHSKASKKTGVRTKSIFASPDNLTGRVGIGTCGISGKPMTEYTPGEKWKKGG